From the genome of bacterium:
CATGGATGCCGACCCGGCGCCGACGCTCATCGAGTGCGATACCATCCGTCTTCATGGTCATGCCGTATATGATAAAGCCGAATATATCACCCCTCAACAGCGGGAAGAGTTTCTGAAGCGCGACCCTGTTCCGAAAACGCGCCGCATACTCAATGAGACATATTCGTTTCCCGAGGCTGATATCGCCGCCATGGAACATGAAATCGACAGCGATGTTCAAAAAGCGATCGACAGCGCTCTGAAAGTTCCCCGCCCCGATGCTCAATCCCACGCATGGACGGTATATGCCGACTCACCGGCTACCCGAATCGAGCCGTTCAGGGCCAAAAAGATCAAGAATGGTGACGCGGTCAACCACGCCCAGGACTATATCCTCGCCCATAATCCCGGAGCCGTCCTTCTCGGGCTCGATGTCGGCACATATGGTTCGGCATTCAAGACCAGCAAGGGATTGATCAAACGTTATGGCCCCGAGCGCGTCATGGACATGCCACTGAGCGAATCGGGCATCATGGGATTTGCCCTCGGCGCTTCTCAGGTCGGCATCGAACCGATCGTCGAATTCCAGTTCGCCGATTTTTCCACGGAAACCGTGACACAGCTCGGTCTCAATACCGGTACATGGTTTACCCGTTCATCTCAGGGAGTGCCTATGCTCGTGCGGCTGCCCTGCGGCGGCGGGCTGACTCTCGGACAATTCCACTCTGGCGAATACGAGGGCCTCTGGTCGCTGTTCCCGGGCTTGAAGCTGCTCTATCCTTCAACGCCCCAGGAAACTTTCGAAGCGCTTGTCGCAGGATTTTACGACCGTAATCCCTGTCTTGTGTTCGAAAATAAACTCCTGTACTGGAACAAAACCGGGGATATCGATTTCGATGGCGACCTCAAAGCGGTATGGCGACCCCGCAGGTATACGGAAGGCGGTGACCTGACCATCGTTGCCATCGGTGCGATGATCGACCAGGCTCTCTCGGCAGCAGCCCAGTCGGGTTATTCCGTCGATGTATGGAATCCTTTTGTCTTGAAACCGCTCGATCTTGGCCCCGTCATGGAATCAGTCGAAAAGACGGGGAAATTGATTGTGGTGCAGGAAAGCGGCGAATCCCAGGGGATAGGCAACCGTATTATTTCCCTGATTACCCAGGAATGTTTCAGCTTTCTGAAGAACCCGCCGAAACTCATTGCTGCTCCGGATGCGATGGCTCCTTTCGCACCGGAGCTCGAAGCCTGTTTCAGGCCGAATGCACAGGGTATTCTGGAAACGATTAAAAAATTACTCGGAGAAAGGTAATGAACGATAAAGCTTTTCAAATGTCACTCTATCTCCCCATACAGGGTCTCACTGAGACAGTCGTGACAGTCGTTGAATGGCAGGTTGCGGAAGGTGATCATTTTGAAAAAAATCAGGTCATAATGCTCTATGAAACAGCCAAAGCGCTTTATGACTTCGAGGCTCCCTGCGCCGGGAAAGTGGTAAAACTTCTCCGGCCAGCGGGAGAAATTGTCCCGTATAATGAGCCGATCATGGAGATCGAAACAACCGATTCTGGCATGAAAAACTGGATTCCGCCCGCTTTTACCGAACCCGTCGAAGCGGATGTCGACGTTGAGGAAAGCATGGTATCCCCGGCGGTAACGAACGAGGTGGTCAATGATGGTACCACCATTCTGGGTATCGGCGGGTACCTTCCGTCACGGGTGGTTACCAACGAGGAGCTGGTCGTGGGTTTTCCCGAGATCAACGCCGATTATATATACCAGGTCAGCGGCATTCGTGAGCGACGGTGGGCCGCGAATGGTGAAAAACCCTCGGACATGGCCTACAAGGCATCAATCGATGCCATCAGGGATGCGGGAATACCGAAAGAAGACATCGATGCCATCATTCTTTCCACGACCACGCCTGATTTCGCGATGCCATCCACCGCATGTATCCTGCAGAACCGTCTGGGTCTCAGGGGCATACCTGCCTTCGATCTCAACGCCGCATGTTCCGGCTGGCTCTATGCGGTCTCGATGGCACGCGGAATGATTCTTTCCGGACTGGCAAAAAATGTCCTCACTGTGGGTGTCGATTTGCAATCACGTCTCCTGGATAAATCGGACCGGAGCACATACTTCATTTTCGGCGATGGCGCCGGCGCTGCGGTCATTTCTTCCGGAACTTCCGGCCACCTGATCCGCAGAATAATCCTCGGAGCAGATTCGAAGGGACTTCGCATGGCGCGGCGTGAGGAGCCCGGCTATTGCATTTCCGAAGGCTGCGAAGATTTCGATCCATGGATTCGCCTCGAGGGTCCCGCGCTTTTCCGGTTCGCGACAGAGAGTTTTGCCAAGCTGATCCGCGATGTCATCATTAAAAGTGGCTGGAAACCGGCGGAAACACGGTGGGTTATCCCTCATCAGGCAAACGGGCGGATTCTCAAGGCCGCTGCAAAACAGAGCGGTGTTTCCTTCGACCGTTTCTATCTCAACATCGAAACGGTGGGAAATACATCGAGTGCGAGTATACCGCTGGCGCTCGTGGAAATTAAAAACAGCCTCAAACCGGTCGATAAGCTCATTCTCTGTTCGGTCGGAGCAGGAGTGACATCGGCTGCCATTTCGGTGGAATGGTGATGTATCCCTGCAGTACCTGGATTTTTTACGGTTTTCTCCTGACCTGTATGAATTGCAGCTCTCACTACATAAATCGTACATTTTAACAAGATAATCCCTCTGAAACGTATAAGGAGCAGTTTATGTCATATCCGAACCTCTTCAGCCCCATTAAACTCGGCTCAGTCGAAATGCCCAACCGAACGGTGATGGCCCCGATCAACAACGGCCTCTTGAGCACCGATGAAACATGGCCGTTCCAGACAATCCGCTACTACGAGGAACGCGCAATCGGCGGTATCGGCCTCATCATTACCGGCGCAGTCCGTGTGAGCACGCTCGCGGGAATCCCGAAAGTGGGTATCTTTCACGAACGCTTCATCCCTTCACATAAAAAGCTGGTCGACCGTATCCACAAGTACGATACGAAAATCTTCTGCCAGCTTACCCTCAACGGCGGTAAAGTCGGAAAGGAAGCCCCTTCCGCAATCTATAATCCCGCGTACCCGTGCAGACCGCCGGAACTGACCACTGAACAGCTCGACGGTCTTGTGGAAGACTTCATCAGGGCTGCGGGATACGCCCGCGAAGCCGGTTACGACGGCGTCGAGATTCATGGCGGGCATACCTATTTTGTCGGACAGATGATGTCGCCGTCCACCAACAAACGGACTGACAAGTACGGCGGCTCGTTCGAGGGAAGGATGAAATTCCCTGTCGATGTCCTTGAAGGAATAGCACGGGAATATCCAGGATTTGCGGCGGGCATCAAATTCAGCGCATACGAGGAACTTCCCGGGGGGATCGATATTCCGCTCGGTATTGAAATCGCAAAGCGCCTCGCCTCTCTGAATCCTGCGTATCTCCATGTGAGCACGACATCCACATCCCTCATGATCAAGAGCCGGTGGTCATCAGTTCCGCACATGTATATCACGAGGAACACCCTCATGCCGCTGGCGGAAAAGGTTAAAAAAGCCTGTACCGGAGTACCAGTCATGGGAACCGGCGGGATAACCGTTCCCGAGGATGCGGAGCGGTTCATCGCCGAAGGAGCCTGCGATGTGGTTGCGCTCGGCAGAACGGTGCTGGCGGACCCCCACTGGCCGAACAAGGCGAAGGAGGGGAAAGCGAAAAACATCACCCCGTGCATACGGTGCAATCTCTGTTATTACCAGCTCTGGTCCAGCGAGCCGCTCATCTGCACCATGAATCCCTATCTCTCCCATGAGAACGAACTGCACTTCACTCCAGCCGACCGCAGGAAAACAGTCATGGTAGTCGGCGCGGGACCTGCGGGTATACGGTGCGCGCTTACCGCTGCGAAACGCGGGCATGATGTGACTCTGTATGAAAAGATGCCGTACATCGGAGGCATGGTGTATCCGGGCGGGAAACCGCAGTTCAAGGATGATCTCCAGCGTGTGCTGAAATGGTATGAAACGGAGCTTGCCGAAAGCACGGTCACCGTAAAGCTCAGTACCGAAGTCACCCCGGAGCTCGTCGAGGAGGAAGCGCCCGATGTTCTCGTGATCGCGGTCGGCGGTGATGTCATAAAACCCGGCATTCCGGGGATCGATCAGCCGCATGTCGCATCGGCGATCGATGTGCTCCGTGATGTGTCGAAATACAGAGGCACAAAAGCCGCTGTCATCGGCGGCGGCGAGGTGGGATGCGAAGCCGCCTGTTATCTTGCCGACAACGGGTTTAAAGAAGTGACAGTCATCGAGATGCTCCCCGACCTCATGCCGCAGAGCAACAAAATTATCCTCAACCATATGGAGCTGCTCCTCGAAGACCGGAACATCAAGGTCATGACAGGTACCCCGGTCACCGCAATCACTCCCGAGGGTATAGAGGTTTGCCTCAAGAGCGGAAAGCTCTGGGGAATCGAAGCTGATCTTGTTGTCTATGCGGTCGGTATCAAGACACCTGGTCAGCAGATCGTATCTTCCGGGCCGGCGATGAAAGTACAGCCCAAGAGCGGTCTCATCCCGGCGCTCTCGATGAAAGCGGAGGAAGTGTATGTCATCGGGGACTGCACCTGCGTCGCCCGTATCCTCGAAGCGACCGCGGAAGGAGAGCGCATCGGACGGTGGGTGTAAACCTCACGGAATTATACAGATTCAAATCCTGCAATCCGCCCGTTACCAGTTTTTGTATCCCGGCGCGGGGACAGGCTGCTGGAGACCGTCCACGGGAATGTGACGGCCGTTGATCCAGTAGGCGCGCGGCGATGCCACGAACACGATGACATCGGCGATTTCCTCGGGGCTGCCGAGCCGGCCCATGGGGAAACTTTCGCGCCGATAGGTCTCGAATGCATCGGGATTCTTCTGACGCCATTTTTCCCAGATTCCATCGGGGCTGATCATGGAGCCCGGCGAGATGGTGTTCACCCTGATATTGTCGTGCACGAGTTCGAGCGCCAGCGGCTCGGCAAGAAAAATAAGCGAATTCTTCGCCGCACCGTACTGGCTTCCCTTCGCGAGCTGGGGCAGCCATCCCGAGACGGAGGCGATATTGATGACCGATCCGCCGCCCCGCTTTCGCATGAACGGAACGGTGAGTCGTATCATTCGCACAGTCTGGAATACGATATTATCGAATGTTTTATGCCAGTCCTCGTCGGTGGCCTGAAACAGGCTGTCGCCGAACCGTTTACCCACATTGTTTATCAGGATGTCTATCCCGCCCAGCTTGTCCGCCGTCTCACCGGCAACACTCTCCGCTTCACTCGGAATACAGACATTCGCACGGATTCCATGAGCCCGGACACCTTGAGCGCGGAGCTCTTCGACCACTCTCCCGATCGTTTCCTCTTCATCGATCGAGCAGACACAGACATGAGCGCCTTCTCCGGCAAATGCACGCGCAGCCCGCAGCCCGAGACCGTTCGTTCCGCCCGTTATGAGGACAACCTTATCCTTCAACTTCAAATCCATTTTTTTCCTCCTTATACAAACTCTCTATGTCACCCTGAACCGGTTTCAGGGTCTGTTCCAATCCATAAATCCATCGGAATCCAGTATCAATGATCGCACAATGGAATATTAAATTGAATCTGGTTATTCAATGAGCTCATAATCACTAATTCATTGTATGAGTATTGTCATTCCCAAGAACGAAGTGAATAGGGAATCCAGTATTATTGCTTCGGTGATTAAATAGTGACATCGGATGAGGTCATGCCGAACTTGTTTCGGCATCTATTCCAGGTATTAGTATCATTATTTATTCGCCGGAGTATTAACATCGCTATGCCGTGAGTGTTGGATGATGGATTCCCGTTTTCAAAGGAATGACACTTTAACGTGTAAAAAACATCCCATTCGTAAGCGTTATGTACTATTGCTTCGGCGATTAAACAGTGATATCGGATGACGTCATGCCGAACTTGTTTCGGCATCTATTCCTGCTATTGGTATCATTATTTATCCGCCGGAGCAATAATCAAATAACCATAAAATTGAATTCCATACCGGTCCTTTTTATATCTGCAATACCTCACAAATGAAATACATTTTCATACAGGCACGAGAAGCATCGAACGTTTTGTACGGGCCAGCACCCTGGCGGTGACGCTGTTTTCCCAGAATGCAGCGGTACCCGCTTTACCATGGGTACCCATGATAAGTATTCCGGCATCGATCGATTCCGCAACATCCGAGATAACCGCAGCGGGATCGCCCCGCAGCACCTCCGATGTGACCGGAACAGTAAGGTCATGGAAAAAATGAACCTTATTTTCCAGATAGATAGACACTTCATTGTATTCAAGCTCGAGAGCCGCTCTTGTTGCGCCCGGCATCAACCGCCGTTCCGCCGCCTGCCTGCCTGACAGCGTACCGGTTGTCGGAACAACAGACAGAAGATGCAGCCGCGCTCCCGATGCCAGGGCGAGCTCAGCCGCAGCTTGTAAACCGGTCTCGTGAGCACTTTCGCCGTCCGTAGGAGCAAGAAGAACACGGCATTCAAACGCTCCATGCTCCCCGACTGTTTCCGGCCGCACAAGCAGGACAGGTATATCGCCGGCAGCAACCACCTGCTGCGCGATACTTCCGAAAACCACTGATTTGAGACCGCCCCGTCCATGCGAACACATGACGATAAGATCGTGCGAAAATTCCTGCTGATGACCGACAATGCCGCGCGCGACATCGCTGGTTTTGCCGGTATGTACATGGAATTCCACGGGAATCTCAGGCGGGAAAACCTGCCGCGCCAGAGTTTCCAGGTAAATATGTGCTTCCTCGGGACTGCTCAGGTGACGGTCTCCGTGGATTGTGGGCGAGACATCCTCTTCGATGACATGGATAAGTGTGATACGGGAACCGAAAATACGGGCGATGCACAGAGCCGGTTTCAGCGCCGATTCCGCAAGAACCGACCCATCGAGGGGTATGAGGATATGCTTATACATGGTCTACTTCCCGAATATGGTCTGATAGAGCAGGTATCCGTTAAGAAATATGATCAATATCGCCACTATTATGGCTGCGAATGTGGTTATGGCACGATTTTTAAGGTCGCCCATCAGATCGCCTCTCCTCGTGAACATGATAAGCGGTATTACCGCAAACGGGAGTCCGAAGCTGAGCACCACCTGGCTTATCACGAGCGTCCGTGTCGGATCGAGGCCTGCCATGATCACCGCAAGCGACGGGAAAACCGTGATCAGCCGACGGAGCCAGATGGGAATATGACGTTCGAGAAATCCCTGCATGATCACCTGACCGGCCATTGTCCCCACAGTTGTCGACGACAACCCCGCAACGAGAAGGGAAATGGCAAAAATCGACTTTGCGGCGGAACCGAGCAGGGGTTCGAGGGTGATATGGGCATCCTCGATTGTGGCGACCGAACTGAGGCCGGCGTGGTGGAAAGTCGCCGCAGCCATCATGAGCATGGCCGCATTGACAAAACCGGCCACGCCCATCGCTATGGTCACATCGGCCACCTCGAAGTTGAACAGCCGCCTGCGGTGCACCGGATTGGTAACCCTGATGCGCCCCTGTGTCAGCGAGGAATGGAGAAAGATGACATGCGGCATCACGGTTGCTCCGAGTATGCCGGTGGCGAGGAGCACGCTCTCGGCGCCATTGAAGTGTGGTGTAAACGCATGATACACAACCTTGGACCAGTCGGGCTTGTCCAGGACGGTTTCAACCACATAGCAGAGAGCGATAACACCGAGCATCGCGGTAATAACCGCTTCGAGGGGACGGAATCCACGGTTCTGCAGCCCCAGAATTGCAAAGGTCACTGCTGCGGTCACCAGACCGGCAACCCAGAGAGGCATTCCAAACAGCAGGTAAAATCCGAGCGCCGCGCCGACAAACTCGGCAAGGTCGGTCGCTATCGCTACAAGCTCCATCAGCACCCACATTCCCCACACAACCCAGCGCGGGAAATGGAGACGGCATAATTCGGCAAGATTATGGCCGGTGGCGATACCGACTTTTGCCGATGTCACCTGGATGAGCATTGCCATGAGGTTGCTGGCGACGACTACCCAGAGGAGTGTATACCCGAATTTTGCCCCGCCCTCTATATTGGTTGCAAAATTCCCCGGATCGACATACGCGATGCTCGCAATGAACGCCGGTCCTAAAAAAGGCAGGAGACGGGCAAATCCCCGTTTTGTGCTCTCCCCGGAGAGAACCCGGGTTGCTGAATCAACGGTCTTTGTATCCCCGGTTCTGACAGTTTCCCGTGGGGATTTTTTATGGAGTTCATCCATCGAGTCTATCTGCCTCTCGATTTCTGTAAACGGCAATGAATATAATTGGTAATTATAATGTTACAAATAACAGGATTGACTCCGGCTGAGCGTATTACCCCGAAAAATCGGTTTTTATAATATAACCCATCATGTGAAAGGGAAGCACATTTTTTTCTCCCGTCCATCGGCACCAATGGCCTGTACAATCCCAATCCCTGCTCATTCATAAAAAGCTTCGCCAATACACTCGGACGGTCTCTCTTTTTCATCAGGGTGTTTATGCTATTCATTTCCTCTCCCTGAAATCATTATATATCCGTATGCACTTTTCTGTTGCTTACCGGGAATATAACACCCATTATATGGTAACCTTACGGAAAATCCATTCAAAACAGAGCATGGACATTTCATTACAGGGATTCATCGATGAGAAAAAAGAACTGCATCTGCCTTTTAACTGTAATCGCAGTGATGCTCGTCTGGACGATTATTCTTTCAGGATGCGGATCCCGCGGCGCAAAACCGGTCAAGATAGGTTTTCTCGTGTCCAACCCCGAGCAGACGTGGTTCCAGAATGAATGGCGCTACGCCCAGAAGTGCGCGGACAGGTATGGATTCGAGCTGATCAGGATCGGGGCTACCGACGGCGAAAAGACACTTGCCGCAATCGACAACCTGGCTGCCCAGGGTGCGCAGGGATTCGTCATATGCACGCCGGATGTCCGTCTGGGTCCGGGGATTCTGGCACGCGCTGCTTCATACAGGATGAAGGTGATTACCGTGGATGACCAGTTTGTCGGTTCAGACGGTTCATTCATGGATGTCCCGTATATGGGTATCTCCTCGGTATCGATCGGATGGTCGGTCGGAAAAGCTCTCCATGAGGAGTATCTGAAGCGCGGATGGACAATCGATGACACCGCTGCGCTCGCTGTCACATTCGAAGAGCTCAATACCTGCAAGGAACGTACCGACGGGGCCACGGAGGCTTTGATCGAAGCGGGTTTCCCCGCTGAAAAGATTTTCAGGGCACCCCAGAAACACAGCGATGTGCCGAGCGCATTCGATGCGGCGAATGTCACGGTGACACAGCATCCCTATATCAGGCACTGGCTTGTCTATTCGGTCAACGACGAGGGTGTGCTCGGTGCTGTCCGGGCGCTGGAAAATCGGGGCTTCGGAGCCGATTCGGTCGTGGGTATCGGCATTGGCGGAGATGTGTCGAAATCGGAGTTCGAAAAGAGCGAGCCGACCGGTTTTTTCGCCACGTGCCTTCTCAATCCATACCGCCACGGCTATGAAACCACCGAATATCTCTACAAATGGATCAAGGACGGCATCGAACCCCCGAAAGACATACGGACAACAGGGGTGATCGTAACCCGTGAAACCAGGGCGGGTATTATGAAGGAATTGGGCTTATCGGATTAAGTCGGGGATGGATCGGGGATGGTATTCATGAACATTACTTTTTTCAGAAAACATACGGCATCGATCATCACATTGTTCGCCGTATTACTCATCTGCGGCAGCTGCGGGGACAGAGGCGAGAAAAGGATAAAAATCGGGTTCCTCGTCAAGCGTCCTGAGGAAATATGGTTCCAGAACGAGTGGAAAGGCGCCCAGGTATGCGCGGATAAACTCGGTTTCGAGCTCGTTAAAATCGGGGTGACCGACGGCGAAAAAACGCTCGCTGCCATCGACAACCTCGCAGCACAGGGAGCGCGGGGATTCGTCATCTGCACACCGGATGTCCGTCTGGGACCGGCTATCATGACAAAGGCGCGCGCGTATGGCATGAAAGTCGTCGCGGTGGATGACCGTCTCGTCGATGCGGAGGGCAGGCCCATGGATGTCCCGTACCTGGGTATGGATGCCGCGGAGATCGGGAGGATTGTCGGAAAAGCCCTCCATGAGGAATTGGTAAAACGCGGCTGGAATCCCGATGAGACCGCCGCCCTCGCGGTCTCGTTCAACGAACTCGAAACATGCCTCGACCGGACAGGCGGAGCAATGGAAGCGCTGGTTGGAGCCGGGTTCCCTGCGGAAAAAATCTTCAGCGCCCCGGTCAAAACTACCGATATACCCGGCGGATTCGATGCATCGGATGCCGTATTCACTCAGCACCCTACTGTAAAACGGTGGCTCCTGTTCGGCTGCAATGACGAGGGTGTGCTCGGCGGGGTACGCGCCCTCGAAAACCGTGGTTTCGGGGCGGAATCGGTGATAGGAATCGGAATCGGCGGAAGCTCGACAAAATCCGAGTTTGAAAAGGAAGTGCAGACAGGTTTTTTCGCGACGGTATTCGTGAATGCCGCCATGCATGGATTCAGGACAACGGAAATGGTGTACCGGTGGGCCGGGGATGGTGTCGAGCCGCCGAAAGAAACGGCGACAGTCGGGAAGATCCTCACAAAAGACACCTACGGAGAGGCATTGCAGGAACTCACCCTCTCACAGTGAAAATAGTACAGGCCATGACATCTCGGGTACCGGGAAACTATAAAAAGAAACTTGCGCTTAATGAAAGTACCATCGATTGACCGAAATGACCCAATCAGATAATACGGCGTATCAGCCCTACCTTGCGTTCGAGGGAATCGGCAAATCCTTCCCGGGAGTGCGGGCGCTCGATGATGTATCGTTGTGCGCCGGGGAAGGAACGGTGCATGCCCTTATCGGAGAAAACGGCGCGGGGAAATCGACCCTGCTCAAGATACTCTCGGGCGTATACGCTCCCGATTCGGGAACGCTTAGCCTCGAAGGGATTCCCCGGACGTTTCAAAACACACAGGACGCCATCAGGGCCGGGATAGCGGTAATTTACCAGGAGCTCCACCTCGTGCCGGAGATGAGCGTCGCCGAAAACCTTCTCCTGGGACATCTGCCGAATCGTTTCGGCCTGGTGCAGAAAAAAAAGGTACGGGAACTCGCGGCTGCGACACTCGAATCTCTCGGTGAGACAGTCGATCCAGCTGTCAGAATCAGCGCTCTTCCCATAGCCCAGCGTCAGATGATCGAGATCGCAAAAGCCCTCATGCGCGACGCAAAGGTGATTGCATTCGACGAGCCGACGAGCAGCCTGACCGAACGTGAGGTCAAAAAGCTCTTCGCTGTCATCGGGAGCCTTAAACAAAGCGGCCATGTGATCCTCTATGTTTCCCACCGCCTTAACGAGATATTCGAAATCTGCGATTCGGTAACGGTGTTCAGGGACGGTAAGGTTGTCGAAAACTGCGGGGACATCTCGAAAGTCAACCATGACTACCTTGTCAAGCGCATGGTGGGGCGATCCATCACGGATATTTACAGTTATGCTCCGCGCCCCCACGGAATTCCTGCCCTTGAAGTCGAGGGACTGACCGGACCGGGGCTGACCGGACCGGCTAACCTGACCGTGGCGCAGGGCGAGACCGTGGGGATTTTCGGGCTTGTCGGCGCGGGCAGAACCGAACTGCTCAAGCTTATCTGCGGAGCTGTGAAACCACGATCGGGCACAGTCCGGATACACGGGGAAAAAGTCGCGGTCAACAGTCCGGCATCGTCCATCAGGCATGGTCTCGTATTCACTCCTGAGGACAGAAAAAACGAGGCGGTTTTTCCGCTCGGCTCAGTATGCGAGAACATCAATATCGCCGCACGTCGCATTGTATCGCGATGGGGACTTATCAGCGAATCGTGGGAACGGACAAACGCCGAGAAA
Proteins encoded in this window:
- a CDS encoding universal stress protein, whose product is MYKHILIPLDGSVLAESALKPALCIARIFGSRITLIHVIEEDVSPTIHGDRHLSSPEEAHIYLETLARQVFPPEIPVEFHVHTGKTSDVARGIVGHQQEFSHDLIVMCSHGRGGLKSVVFGSIAQQVVAAGDIPVLLVRPETVGEHGAFECRVLLAPTDGESAHETGLQAAAELALASGARLHLLSVVPTTGTLSGRQAAERRLMPGATRAALELEYNEVSIYLENKVHFFHDLTVPVTSEVLRGDPAAVISDVAESIDAGILIMGTHGKAGTAAFWENSVTARVLARTKRSMLLVPV
- a CDS encoding SDR family oxidoreductase, yielding MDLKLKDKVVLITGGTNGLGLRAARAFAGEGAHVCVCSIDEEETIGRVVEELRAQGVRAHGIRANVCIPSEAESVAGETADKLGGIDILINNVGKRFGDSLFQATDEDWHKTFDNIVFQTVRMIRLTVPFMRKRGGGSVINIASVSGWLPQLAKGSQYGAAKNSLIFLAEPLALELVHDNIRVNTISPGSMISPDGIWEKWRQKNPDAFETYRRESFPMGRLGSPEEIADVIVFVASPRAYWINGRHIPVDGLQQPVPAPGYKNW
- a CDS encoding arabinose ABC transporter substrate-binding protein; the encoded protein is MRKKNCICLLTVIAVMLVWTIILSGCGSRGAKPVKIGFLVSNPEQTWFQNEWRYAQKCADRYGFELIRIGATDGEKTLAAIDNLAAQGAQGFVICTPDVRLGPGILARAASYRMKVITVDDQFVGSDGSFMDVPYMGISSVSIGWSVGKALHEEYLKRGWTIDDTAALAVTFEELNTCKERTDGATEALIEAGFPAEKIFRAPQKHSDVPSAFDAANVTVTQHPYIRHWLVYSVNDEGVLGAVRALENRGFGADSVVGIGIGGDVSKSEFEKSEPTGFFATCLLNPYRHGYETTEYLYKWIKDGIEPPKDIRTTGVIVTRETRAGIMKELGLSD
- a CDS encoding Nramp family divalent metal transporter — translated: MDELHKKSPRETVRTGDTKTVDSATRVLSGESTKRGFARLLPFLGPAFIASIAYVDPGNFATNIEGGAKFGYTLLWVVVASNLMAMLIQVTSAKVGIATGHNLAELCRLHFPRWVVWGMWVLMELVAIATDLAEFVGAALGFYLLFGMPLWVAGLVTAAVTFAILGLQNRGFRPLEAVITAMLGVIALCYVVETVLDKPDWSKVVYHAFTPHFNGAESVLLATGILGATVMPHVIFLHSSLTQGRIRVTNPVHRRRLFNFEVADVTIAMGVAGFVNAAMLMMAAATFHHAGLSSVATIEDAHITLEPLLGSAAKSIFAISLLVAGLSSTTVGTMAGQVIMQGFLERHIPIWLRRLITVFPSLAVIMAGLDPTRTLVISQVVLSFGLPFAVIPLIMFTRRGDLMGDLKNRAITTFAAIIVAILIIFLNGYLLYQTIFGK
- a CDS encoding beta-ketoacyl-ACP synthase 3, which encodes MNDKAFQMSLYLPIQGLTETVVTVVEWQVAEGDHFEKNQVIMLYETAKALYDFEAPCAGKVVKLLRPAGEIVPYNEPIMEIETTDSGMKNWIPPAFTEPVEADVDVEESMVSPAVTNEVVNDGTTILGIGGYLPSRVVTNEELVVGFPEINADYIYQVSGIRERRWAANGEKPSDMAYKASIDAIRDAGIPKEDIDAIILSTTTPDFAMPSTACILQNRLGLRGIPAFDLNAACSGWLYAVSMARGMILSGLAKNVLTVGVDLQSRLLDKSDRSTYFIFGDGAGAAVISSGTSGHLIRRIILGADSKGLRMARREEPGYCISEGCEDFDPWIRLEGPALFRFATESFAKLIRDVIIKSGWKPAETRWVIPHQANGRILKAAAKQSGVSFDRFYLNIETVGNTSSASIPLALVEIKNSLKPVDKLILCSVGAGVTSAAISVEW
- a CDS encoding transketolase; translated protein: MSELRIKRYPQKLTRQDFYPLAYYYMYLTRQLENRMIELFQKGYIKGTVTISSGNEATAIGMALPLRPCLDVVTFMHRDIASHLIMGVKPYTLLCQYMANRESPTHGCEGNVHHGDVCNRRFPMISHLGKMFSLAVGGTWAARRKGDGAFGLTIIGDGSSSTGEFHEALNIASIHHVPVIFLIQNNHYSFSTPTEFQYNCASLSDRAHGYGIKGVTIDGTDPWEVYSTVFDALAAMDADPAPTLIECDTIRLHGHAVYDKAEYITPQQREEFLKRDPVPKTRRILNETYSFPEADIAAMEHEIDSDVQKAIDSALKVPRPDAQSHAWTVYADSPATRIEPFRAKKIKNGDAVNHAQDYILAHNPGAVLLGLDVGTYGSAFKTSKGLIKRYGPERVMDMPLSESGIMGFALGASQVGIEPIVEFQFADFSTETVTQLGLNTGTWFTRSSQGVPMLVRLPCGGGLTLGQFHSGEYEGLWSLFPGLKLLYPSTPQETFEALVAGFYDRNPCLVFENKLLYWNKTGDIDFDGDLKAVWRPRRYTEGGDLTIVAIGAMIDQALSAAAQSGYSVDVWNPFVLKPLDLGPVMESVEKTGKLIVVQESGESQGIGNRIISLITQECFSFLKNPPKLIAAPDAMAPFAPELEACFRPNAQGILETIKKLLGER
- a CDS encoding arabinose ABC transporter substrate-binding protein, producing the protein MNITFFRKHTASIITLFAVLLICGSCGDRGEKRIKIGFLVKRPEEIWFQNEWKGAQVCADKLGFELVKIGVTDGEKTLAAIDNLAAQGARGFVICTPDVRLGPAIMTKARAYGMKVVAVDDRLVDAEGRPMDVPYLGMDAAEIGRIVGKALHEELVKRGWNPDETAALAVSFNELETCLDRTGGAMEALVGAGFPAEKIFSAPVKTTDIPGGFDASDAVFTQHPTVKRWLLFGCNDEGVLGGVRALENRGFGAESVIGIGIGGSSTKSEFEKEVQTGFFATVFVNAAMHGFRTTEMVYRWAGDGVEPPKETATVGKILTKDTYGEALQELTLSQ
- a CDS encoding NAD(P)/FAD-dependent oxidoreductase encodes the protein MSYPNLFSPIKLGSVEMPNRTVMAPINNGLLSTDETWPFQTIRYYEERAIGGIGLIITGAVRVSTLAGIPKVGIFHERFIPSHKKLVDRIHKYDTKIFCQLTLNGGKVGKEAPSAIYNPAYPCRPPELTTEQLDGLVEDFIRAAGYAREAGYDGVEIHGGHTYFVGQMMSPSTNKRTDKYGGSFEGRMKFPVDVLEGIAREYPGFAAGIKFSAYEELPGGIDIPLGIEIAKRLASLNPAYLHVSTTSTSLMIKSRWSSVPHMYITRNTLMPLAEKVKKACTGVPVMGTGGITVPEDAERFIAEGACDVVALGRTVLADPHWPNKAKEGKAKNITPCIRCNLCYYQLWSSEPLICTMNPYLSHENELHFTPADRRKTVMVVGAGPAGIRCALTAAKRGHDVTLYEKMPYIGGMVYPGGKPQFKDDLQRVLKWYETELAESTVTVKLSTEVTPELVEEEAPDVLVIAVGGDVIKPGIPGIDQPHVASAIDVLRDVSKYRGTKAAVIGGGEVGCEAACYLADNGFKEVTVIEMLPDLMPQSNKIILNHMELLLEDRNIKVMTGTPVTAITPEGIEVCLKSGKLWGIEADLVVYAVGIKTPGQQIVSSGPAMKVQPKSGLIPALSMKAEEVYVIGDCTCVARILEATAEGERIGRWV